From the genome of Leptolyngbya sp. FACHB-261, one region includes:
- a CDS encoding pentapeptide repeat-containing protein produces MKNQSVEAYQAAEIATYPGESIFAERFTLQDLYVPLAAKPVTPAGKVDESATTFDLEGWVKEALQKSSQQEQVLLIQATTGRGKSTFCKLFANWVRQHWYPAWTPIVIQLSNLQSIGSNFETTLRSGLDWEFAKDEHWLAKADSRFLFLLDGLDELPFAANGELLRALLQQIGEFQQFCSENRQESHRVLLTSRTAVLQNLARWLPSNLERVEIVPMEAEAQTEWFSRWRSLVGSEPALALQQFLQERCPETLQKLATEPLLLYLLAALHRDNPVQIEQNLEQFASASPARATALLYEQSWQWSLQQAEHWFSPNTKPTGTIEPVLSEAGLWAVQLGKASIPLAAVQQRLQPEGSTRDWLQLLQHSQTELRSTWVKLHPSSAALAATSIQLGHRSFGEFLYFQRTQQSLQNWGEQAEGESLFVSNQQMDWELYDLLGFGPLLPEIVEQLLATLEASSELAIEILFRRLENFYFRWCEGEFIDAETLEQNLAHRKMRQLKMQKLVIGQRQVDLYAGLNSFILLLELHRYAQAQDQLREKIFFYPCGRQNLNFDPARVLRLIGYSHCIEPQAFVHTVGSYLQGIYLNRADLRGVNFIGLDLSQADLSSADLSSANLIGANLTGTSLIGANLSNANLSDAELAQANLWGANLRGASLRGASLSQADLSGVDLGNSYLIRTSFRGADLSDVNLSGAVLWGVVLSGANLNGANLIRASLNGANISGASLSGANLSGSSFRSANLTGVNLCNTDLFQVNLSGANLAGIIWDDETKWEGAKGLELARNVPEALQGQLSNGG; encoded by the coding sequence ATGAAAAACCAGAGTGTAGAAGCTTACCAGGCAGCTGAGATTGCCACATATCCTGGCGAATCTATCTTCGCTGAGCGCTTCACTCTGCAAGATCTCTATGTCCCTTTAGCCGCGAAACCTGTAACTCCTGCAGGCAAAGTAGACGAATCGGCAACAACATTCGACCTGGAAGGCTGGGTCAAGGAAGCTCTGCAAAAATCCAGTCAGCAGGAGCAAGTTCTGCTCATTCAAGCGACAACTGGCCGGGGCAAGAGCACCTTTTGCAAACTGTTTGCCAATTGGGTCCGACAGCATTGGTATCCAGCCTGGACTCCTATTGTGATTCAGTTGAGCAATCTGCAAAGTATTGGGTCTAATTTTGAGACGACTTTGCGCTCAGGACTCGATTGGGAGTTTGCGAAAGACGAGCATTGGTTGGCCAAGGCTGATAGCCGCTTTTTGTTTCTGTTGGATGGTCTAGATGAGTTACCCTTCGCAGCGAATGGCGAACTCCTGAGAGCGCTGCTGCAACAGATTGGTGAATTTCAACAATTCTGTTCAGAAAATCGTCAGGAAAGCCATCGAGTTTTACTGACGAGTAGAACTGCGGTTTTACAAAATCTGGCACGTTGGCTCCCGTCGAATTTAGAGCGCGTGGAAATCGTGCCGATGGAGGCTGAAGCCCAAACCGAATGGTTCAGCCGCTGGCGTTCTCTGGTTGGCTCTGAACCAGCGTTGGCCTTACAACAATTTTTGCAGGAACGCTGTCCGGAAACGCTTCAAAAATTGGCGACAGAGCCTCTGTTGTTGTATCTTTTAGCAGCTCTGCATCGAGATAATCCTGTGCAGATTGAGCAGAACCTTGAGCAGTTTGCTAGTGCTAGTCCCGCCAGAGCCACGGCTTTGCTCTATGAACAATCCTGGCAGTGGTCCCTGCAACAAGCCGAGCACTGGTTTAGTCCAAATACCAAACCCACAGGGACGATAGAGCCTGTGCTGAGTGAAGCAGGGCTGTGGGCTGTACAACTGGGTAAAGCGTCTATTCCACTCGCTGCTGTGCAGCAACGTTTGCAACCGGAGGGCAGCACAAGGGATTGGCTGCAACTTCTGCAACACTCGCAGACTGAGCTGAGAAGTACCTGGGTCAAACTGCATCCCAGCTCTGCTGCTCTGGCAGCAACTTCAATACAGTTGGGTCATCGCAGTTTTGGCGAATTTCTGTATTTTCAAAGGACTCAGCAAAGCTTGCAGAACTGGGGGGAGCAAGCTGAGGGGGAGAGTTTGTTTGTCTCCAACCAGCAGATGGACTGGGAACTTTACGATCTGCTAGGTTTTGGGCCTTTGCTACCAGAAATTGTGGAACAGTTGCTGGCAACTCTGGAAGCAAGTTCAGAGCTAGCAATCGAAATTCTATTCCGGCGTTTGGAGAATTTTTACTTCCGTTGGTGTGAGGGTGAGTTTATCGATGCTGAGACGCTGGAGCAGAATTTAGCCCATCGAAAAATGCGCCAGCTCAAAATGCAGAAGTTGGTGATTGGGCAACGACAGGTTGACTTGTATGCAGGGCTCAACAGCTTTATTCTTTTGCTAGAACTGCACCGCTACGCGCAGGCTCAAGACCAACTTCGAGAAAAGATCTTCTTCTACCCCTGCGGTCGACAGAATCTTAATTTTGATCCTGCACGAGTGTTGCGGCTGATTGGCTACAGCCATTGCATCGAACCGCAAGCCTTTGTCCACACTGTCGGCTCCTATCTTCAAGGTATTTATCTGAACAGAGCTGACTTGAGAGGGGTGAATTTCATTGGTTTAGATTTAAGCCAGGCTGACCTGAGTAGTGCTGATCTGAGTAGTGCTAACTTGATTGGGGCCAATCTGACGGGTACGAGCTTGATTGGCGCAAACCTGAGCAATGCAAACCTAAGCGACGCAGAGCTGGCTCAAGCTAACCTGTGGGGAGCCAATCTGCGAGGAGCCAGTTTGCGAGGAGCCAGCTTGAGCCAGGCCGATCTCAGTGGTGTTGATCTAGGTAACTCCTATCTCATTCGTACCAGCTTTAGAGGTGCCGATTTGAGTGATGTCAATCTGAGCGGGGCAGTTCTTTGGGGGGTAGTTCTGAGTGGTGCGAACCTCAACGGCGCGAACCTGATTAGAGCTAGTTTAAATGGTGCCAATATCAGTGGCGCTAGCTTGAGTGGTGCCAATCTCAGCGGTTCTAGTTTCCGAAGTGCAAACCTCACTGGTGTGAACCTCTGCAACACTGACCTCTTTCAGGTCAATCTGAGTGGCGCTAATTTGGCAGGCATTATTTGGGATGACGAAACTAAGTGGGAAGGGGCCAAAGGGTTGGAGTTAGCCCGTAATGTTCCAGAGGCTTTGCAAGGGCAGTTGAGTAATGGAGGTTGA
- a CDS encoding ammonium transporter translates to MTYWKSLVIEWKYCIPLAILIGVGWGWSVRAQDAATIDYATPAGLKVGLDTMWTLFAGFLVFFMNAGFALVESGMCRVKNAVNILSKNLIVFALSTIAYWAIGFAFMFGDGSPVIGLNGFFLSGADNSPATADAYEGVFSALSWTGIPLTAKFFFQLVFAGTAATIVSGAVAERIKFIDFLIFSLVIVGVIYPIGGHWIWGGGFLAQWGFWDFAGCTVVHSIGGWCALMGAYFLGPRLGRYVNGQVVAMPGHNLGLATLGCLILWLGWFGFNPGSTMALDANLIGHIALTTNLGGSAGAIAATIVAWVKFGKPDLTMIINGILAGLVAVTASCAFISAGSAVIIGAIGGVLVVFAVGFFDSIKIDDPVGAVSVHLVNGIWGTLALGLFAQSPWAPEAMGNGLLFGGGSKLLFAQIIGILMVGALSVALSSITWLALKSVLGLRVTPEEEYEGLDLGEHGMVAYSGFATEVDSDAPIMEGGNLGKASSVRGFPD, encoded by the coding sequence ATGACCTACTGGAAGAGTTTGGTCATTGAGTGGAAATACTGCATCCCCCTAGCGATTCTGATTGGGGTTGGCTGGGGCTGGAGCGTCAGGGCGCAGGATGCAGCCACAATCGACTACGCTACCCCGGCAGGTCTCAAGGTTGGCCTAGATACCATGTGGACTCTGTTCGCTGGCTTTTTGGTGTTCTTTATGAACGCTGGATTTGCCTTGGTAGAGTCCGGCATGTGCCGCGTCAAGAATGCCGTCAACATTCTGTCCAAGAACCTGATCGTATTTGCGCTGTCAACCATTGCCTATTGGGCGATTGGCTTCGCCTTTATGTTTGGGGATGGCAGTCCAGTCATTGGACTGAATGGCTTCTTCTTATCGGGAGCAGACAACAGTCCTGCGACTGCTGATGCCTATGAGGGTGTTTTCAGCGCTTTAAGCTGGACTGGTATTCCTTTGACTGCGAAGTTTTTCTTCCAACTCGTGTTTGCTGGAACAGCAGCAACGATTGTCTCCGGCGCTGTGGCTGAGCGAATTAAGTTCATTGACTTCTTGATCTTCAGCTTGGTGATCGTCGGCGTGATCTACCCGATCGGCGGCCACTGGATCTGGGGCGGCGGTTTCCTGGCTCAGTGGGGTTTCTGGGACTTCGCCGGTTGCACCGTAGTGCACTCGATCGGCGGTTGGTGCGCGCTGATGGGAGCTTACTTCCTCGGCCCCCGTTTGGGTCGCTATGTCAACGGTCAAGTTGTGGCTATGCCCGGTCACAACCTGGGTTTGGCAACTCTGGGCTGTCTGATTCTATGGCTGGGTTGGTTTGGCTTTAACCCCGGTTCGACCATGGCTTTGGATGCTAATCTGATCGGCCACATCGCCTTAACCACCAACCTGGGTGGTTCGGCGGGTGCTATCGCAGCAACGATTGTGGCTTGGGTCAAGTTTGGGAAGCCTGACCTGACCATGATCATTAACGGCATCTTGGCTGGTCTAGTGGCAGTGACAGCTAGTTGTGCCTTCATCAGTGCGGGTAGTGCGGTAATCATTGGTGCGATCGGTGGCGTTCTGGTCGTTTTCGCAGTCGGTTTCTTTGACAGCATCAAGATCGACGACCCCGTGGGTGCCGTTTCGGTTCACCTGGTCAACGGGATCTGGGGCACCTTGGCTCTGGGTCTGTTTGCACAGTCTCCCTGGGCTCCAGAGGCGATGGGCAATGGTCTGCTCTTCGGTGGCGGTAGCAAACTGCTGTTTGCTCAAATCATTGGCATTCTGATGGTCGGGGCTCTGTCCGTGGCGCTCAGCAGCATCACCTGGTTGGCCCTGAAGTCAGTGCTGGGTCTGCGCGTGACGCCCGAAGAAGAGTACGAGGGTCTGGATCTCGGCGAGCATGGGATGGTGGCCTACAGCGGCTTTGCGACCGAAGTTGATTCAGACGCTCCAATCATGGAGGGTGGCAACCTCGGCAAGGCTTCGAGTGTAAGAGGCTTCCCTGACTAA
- a CDS encoding 2-isopropylmalate synthase: MDTAAVSVPAHSDRVIFFDTTLRDGEQSPGATLNGEEKLVIAKQLARLGVDVIEAGFPFASPGDFEAVHKIAEVVGTETGPIICGLARATKQDIDAAAAAVKPAVRKRIHTFIATSDIHLEFKLRKTRAEVLAIAEEMVTYARSLVEDVEFSPEDAGRSDPEFLYQVLERAIAAGATTVNIPDTVGYTTPEEFGALIRGIKENVPNIDQAVISVHCHNDLGLAVANSLAAIKNGARQVESTINGIGERAGNAALEEMVMALYVRRKLFNPMFGRPADSEVPLCNIDAQQIYKTSRLVSNLTGMLVQPNKAIVGANAFAHESGIHQDGVLKHKLTYEIMDAQSIGLSENLIILGKHSGRNAFRTRLKELGFELSEQDLNKAFLRFKELADKKKEISDWDLEAIVNDEVRSYPQAFQLEHVQVSCGDHELPTATVRLLMPDGQELTDAAVGTGPVDAVYKAINRLVDVPNELIEFSVQSVTAGIDAIGEVTIRLRHENRVFSGHAANTDIIVASAQAYTNALNRLHFTLASAPRQSPQSATHSLETPSRAGV; this comes from the coding sequence ATGGATACCGCTGCGGTTTCAGTCCCTGCCCATTCGGATCGGGTCATCTTCTTCGACACTACGCTGCGCGACGGTGAACAATCACCTGGTGCAACGCTCAACGGCGAAGAAAAGCTGGTAATCGCCAAGCAACTGGCCCGACTAGGTGTGGATGTGATTGAAGCCGGGTTTCCATTTGCTAGCCCTGGCGATTTTGAGGCGGTCCACAAAATTGCTGAAGTGGTTGGCACTGAAACTGGACCGATCATTTGTGGTCTGGCCCGTGCAACCAAGCAGGACATTGACGCCGCCGCCGCCGCTGTAAAGCCTGCTGTCCGCAAGCGAATCCATACCTTCATTGCCACCTCCGATATTCATCTGGAGTTCAAGCTTCGGAAGACCCGGGCTGAGGTGTTGGCAATCGCTGAAGAAATGGTGACTTACGCCCGATCTCTAGTCGAGGATGTCGAGTTCTCACCCGAAGATGCAGGCCGTTCTGACCCCGAATTTCTCTATCAGGTTTTGGAGCGGGCCATTGCCGCCGGTGCCACCACTGTCAACATTCCTGACACGGTCGGCTACACCACTCCTGAAGAGTTCGGGGCCTTGATTCGAGGCATCAAAGAAAATGTGCCCAACATCGATCAGGCTGTTATCTCAGTCCACTGCCACAATGATTTGGGTTTAGCAGTTGCCAACTCCCTAGCAGCCATTAAGAACGGTGCCCGTCAGGTCGAGAGCACGATCAACGGCATTGGCGAACGGGCCGGCAATGCGGCCCTCGAAGAAATGGTGATGGCCTTGTACGTGCGGCGCAAGTTATTCAACCCGATGTTCGGTCGCCCCGCTGACTCAGAAGTGCCTCTGTGCAACATTGACGCCCAACAGATTTATAAGACCTCGCGCTTGGTTTCCAACCTCACCGGCATGTTGGTTCAGCCTAACAAAGCGATTGTGGGAGCCAATGCCTTTGCTCATGAATCTGGCATTCACCAAGACGGAGTGCTGAAGCACAAGCTGACCTACGAGATTATGGATGCTCAATCCATTGGTCTTTCAGAAAACCTGATTATTCTGGGCAAGCACTCTGGGCGCAATGCCTTCCGCACTCGGCTCAAGGAGCTGGGCTTTGAGCTATCCGAGCAAGATCTCAACAAGGCTTTCCTGCGCTTCAAAGAATTAGCTGACAAGAAGAAAGAGATCTCTGACTGGGACCTCGAAGCAATTGTCAATGATGAAGTGCGCAGCTATCCGCAAGCCTTCCAGCTAGAGCATGTCCAAGTTTCTTGTGGCGATCATGAATTGCCCACTGCTACGGTCAGGCTCCTGATGCCAGATGGCCAAGAACTCACGGATGCAGCGGTAGGTACGGGTCCAGTAGACGCCGTTTACAAAGCGATTAACCGGCTCGTCGATGTGCCTAACGAACTGATTGAGTTCTCGGTCCAATCGGTGACGGCTGGAATCGATGCGATTGGTGAGGTTACGATTCGTCTACGCCACGAGAATCGGGTGTTCTCGGGCCATGCTGCCAATACCGACATCATCGTTGCCTCGGCTCAGGCCTACACAAACGCCCTTAACCGGCTGCACTTTACCCTCGCATCAGCTCCGCGGCAGTCACCTCAGTCTGCTACCCATAGTCTCGAAACCCCATCGAGGGCAGGCGTTTAG
- the thrC gene encoding threonine synthase: protein MTLSPSKPATASAFHGWPGLIERYRAYLPVSAQTPVVTLHEGNTPLIPAPAIAARIGRGVRVWLKYDGLNPTGSFKDRGMTLAISKAKEAGAAAVICASTGNTSAAAAAYARRAGLRAFVLIPEGYVALGKLAQALLYGAEVIAIRGSFDRALAMVRELATQYPVTLVNSVNPYRLEGQKTAAFEIVEALGDAPDWLCIPVGNAGNITAYWMGFNQYHSEGLAARLPRMMGFEAAGSAPIVLGKIVEHPETLATAIRIGNPANWQRALAVQEASGGAFGAVSDEEILDAYRLLAAEEGIFCEPASAASVAGLLKVKDQVPAEARVVCVLTGNGLKDPDSAIKHAEAHFYQGVEPSLAAVAQVMGF from the coding sequence ATGACTCTTAGTCCCTCTAAACCCGCAACTGCATCTGCTTTTCACGGCTGGCCTGGGCTGATCGAGCGCTATCGAGCTTACTTACCTGTGAGTGCTCAGACTCCTGTCGTGACGCTGCATGAGGGCAATACGCCGCTGATTCCTGCCCCAGCAATTGCTGCTCGCATCGGGCGAGGTGTCCGGGTTTGGCTGAAATATGATGGTCTCAATCCAACCGGCAGCTTCAAGGACCGTGGTATGACCCTAGCCATCTCTAAGGCCAAGGAGGCTGGAGCCGCAGCGGTTATTTGTGCCAGTACGGGGAACACCTCAGCAGCAGCAGCAGCCTACGCTAGGCGGGCGGGTCTACGGGCATTTGTGCTGATTCCGGAGGGTTATGTCGCCTTGGGCAAGCTGGCTCAGGCGCTACTCTACGGGGCTGAAGTCATTGCTATTCGCGGCAGTTTTGACCGAGCGTTGGCAATGGTGCGTGAGCTAGCCACTCAATATCCAGTCACGCTGGTCAACTCTGTCAATCCCTATCGTCTGGAAGGGCAGAAAACAGCCGCATTTGAGATTGTCGAGGCCCTAGGTGACGCGCCCGACTGGCTCTGTATCCCAGTAGGCAATGCTGGTAACATTACGGCCTACTGGATGGGTTTTAACCAGTATCACAGCGAAGGCCTAGCCGCACGATTACCTCGCATGATGGGCTTTGAGGCGGCTGGGTCTGCCCCGATTGTCTTGGGCAAGATTGTGGAGCATCCGGAGACACTAGCAACCGCTATCCGCATTGGCAACCCAGCGAACTGGCAGCGAGCGCTCGCTGTGCAAGAGGCAAGTGGTGGGGCCTTCGGCGCGGTCAGCGACGAAGAAATCCTTGATGCTTACCGTTTGCTAGCCGCTGAAGAAGGAATTTTTTGCGAGCCTGCCAGTGCTGCCTCGGTGGCGGGCCTACTTAAGGTCAAAGATCAAGTTCCTGCGGAAGCTCGCGTTGTTTGTGTGCTGACAGGCAACGGTTTGAAGGATCCAGATAGTGCGATCAAGCACGCTGAAGCCCATTTCTATCAAGGGGTTGAGCCGAGCTTGGCGGCGGTGGCGCAGGTGATGGGGTTTTAG
- a CDS encoding fatty acid desaturase, with amino-acid sequence MTVTPSVALTAASQPVSTLPEGTRLRDILNTLPKECFQKDVRRAWFRLVCSVVAVALGYVGLVVSPWYLLPLLWLFTGTALTGWFVVGHDCGHRSFAKQRWLNDWVGHLMFLPLLYPFHCWRLGHDQHHAHTNKMDVDNAWQPLRPDLYAKLPAGLQVGYQSLRGRLWWLGSIIHWAGVHFNPAEFAPKDRNSVRLSIGVVLVAGLVGLPLLVATTGLWGLVKFWLMPWLVYHFWMSTFTLVHHTAPQIPFQEAANWDAAQAQLSGTVHCAYPRWVEWLCHDINVHVPHHISTAIPSYNLQLAHRHLQQNWGPYLQETQFSWQLMQQITDRCHLYEPSNYYQSFKEFEVSR; translated from the coding sequence ATGACTGTAACCCCGTCTGTTGCCCTGACCGCTGCCAGCCAGCCGGTTTCAACTTTGCCGGAAGGCACTCGCCTAAGAGATATTTTGAACACGCTGCCCAAAGAGTGCTTTCAAAAGGACGTGCGAAGAGCCTGGTTTCGTCTGGTGTGCAGTGTTGTCGCTGTCGCCCTGGGCTACGTGGGTTTGGTAGTTTCCCCCTGGTATCTATTGCCGTTGCTATGGCTATTTACTGGCACTGCCTTAACTGGCTGGTTCGTCGTGGGACACGACTGTGGGCACCGCTCGTTTGCCAAGCAGCGCTGGCTCAACGATTGGGTGGGGCACCTGATGTTTCTGCCTCTGCTCTACCCTTTTCACTGCTGGCGACTCGGCCATGATCAGCATCATGCCCATACCAACAAAATGGATGTGGACAACGCTTGGCAACCGCTACGCCCAGACTTGTATGCAAAACTGCCTGCTGGCCTTCAGGTTGGTTATCAAAGTCTGCGCGGTCGCCTATGGTGGCTAGGCTCGATTATTCACTGGGCAGGCGTTCACTTCAACCCCGCTGAATTCGCTCCCAAAGACCGGAACAGTGTGCGGCTGTCCATTGGCGTGGTGCTTGTGGCAGGGCTAGTGGGTTTGCCATTACTAGTAGCAACCACAGGGCTATGGGGCCTAGTGAAGTTCTGGTTAATGCCCTGGCTGGTATACCACTTCTGGATGAGCACCTTCACCCTCGTGCACCACACCGCTCCGCAGATTCCTTTTCAGGAAGCAGCTAACTGGGATGCGGCTCAGGCCCAGTTGTCGGGTACAGTGCATTGTGCCTATCCTCGCTGGGTAGAGTGGTTGTGCCATGACATTAATGTGCATGTCCCCCACCACATCTCAACCGCAATCCCGTCTTACAACTTGCAGTTAGCTCATCGCCACTTGCAACAAAACTGGGGACCTTATCTTCAAGAAACCCAGTTCTCTTGGCAGCTCATGCAGCAAATTACGGATCGCTGCCACTTATATGAGCCTTCTAATTACTACCAGTCTTTTAAGGAGTTTGAAGTAAGTCGTTAA
- the cobD gene encoding threonine-phosphate decarboxylase CobD — MCCNSSLVGVGGDSGQEHPQHGGNLQWAAHLAKCAPEDLLDFSSSINPLGPPASALAALQAGLTALKAYPDPAYRRFREAVAAYHQLPSPDWVLPGNGAAELLTWAARDLSSLDAVGLVVPAFGDYERALRSAFSGSKPNLVRLPLDFKVTEQLPDFAPLQTQGPRTKVGLLLNNPHNPTGWLFQRSSLEPWLSQLAQVVVDEAFMDFLPPELDQSWVAQVLHYPNLVVIRSLTKFYSLPGLRIGYAIAQPETLRRWQQWRDPWPVNCLAERVTEAVLQDYSFQQQTLHWLPQARAELQQSLDALPGFKTFRGRANFLLVQSEQPVPALQRRLVQQYRLIIRDCLSFPELGAHYFRVAVRTQPENQRLTAALNDLLQTP, encoded by the coding sequence ATGTGCTGCAACTCGTCTCTAGTTGGTGTAGGTGGAGACTCTGGACAAGAACATCCGCAGCATGGAGGGAACCTGCAATGGGCAGCCCACTTAGCAAAGTGTGCACCGGAAGATTTATTAGATTTCTCTAGCAGCATCAACCCTCTAGGACCACCGGCTTCAGCTCTCGCTGCCCTCCAAGCCGGGTTGACAGCGCTCAAAGCTTACCCAGACCCTGCCTACCGCCGCTTTCGTGAAGCGGTCGCTGCCTATCATCAACTGCCGTCCCCTGACTGGGTACTGCCTGGCAACGGGGCTGCGGAGCTGTTAACCTGGGCGGCTCGGGATCTGTCAAGTCTGGATGCGGTTGGCCTGGTGGTCCCAGCATTTGGGGACTACGAGCGGGCTCTGCGCAGTGCTTTTAGTGGCTCTAAACCTAATTTGGTGCGCCTGCCTCTAGATTTCAAGGTGACAGAGCAACTTCCAGACTTCGCGCCTCTACAAACACAAGGCCCTCGTACCAAAGTAGGACTGCTGCTCAATAATCCGCATAACCCTACCGGTTGGTTGTTTCAGCGCTCTAGCTTAGAGCCGTGGTTATCGCAGCTGGCCCAAGTTGTGGTGGACGAGGCATTCATGGATTTTTTGCCGCCGGAGCTTGATCAGAGCTGGGTGGCTCAGGTTTTGCACTACCCTAACCTTGTAGTGATTCGCTCTCTGACCAAGTTTTACAGCCTACCAGGCTTGCGCATTGGTTATGCGATCGCTCAACCTGAGACCTTGAGACGCTGGCAACAATGGCGTGACCCCTGGCCAGTCAACTGCTTAGCAGAACGGGTTACTGAGGCAGTCCTGCAGGATTACAGCTTTCAGCAGCAGACGCTTCATTGGCTTCCGCAAGCGCGTGCCGAATTGCAACAATCTCTAGATGCTCTACCCGGTTTCAAAACGTTTCGAGGTAGGGCTAATTTTCTTCTGGTTCAGAGTGAGCAGCCGGTTCCTGCTCTACAACGACGACTGGTTCAGCAGTACCGTCTGATTATTCGCGATTGTTTGAGCTTTCCAGAGTTGGGTGCGCACTACTTTCGAGTTGCCGTGCGCACCCAACCGGAGAATCAGCGCCTGACTGCGGCACTTAACGACTTACTTCAAACTCCTTAA
- a CDS encoding HU family DNA-binding protein, which translates to MGNETLWKFQPLATLKRYSKLRRSTTQTKPHARGIFKEAAMNKGELVDAVAQRASVTKKEADSVLTAALEAIVEAVSSGDKVTLVGFGSFESRERKAREGRNPKTGDKMEIPATKVPAFSAGKLFKEKVAPAEEEKPAPVSGKKK; encoded by the coding sequence ATTGGAAACGAGACCCTGTGGAAGTTTCAGCCTTTAGCAACCCTAAAACGATACTCGAAACTACGCAGGTCAACTACTCAGACAAAGCCACACGCGCGAGGAATCTTTAAAGAGGCTGCCATGAATAAGGGAGAACTGGTGGATGCCGTTGCTCAAAGAGCTAGCGTCACCAAAAAAGAAGCGGATTCGGTTTTGACTGCCGCCCTCGAAGCAATTGTGGAGGCAGTTTCGAGTGGAGATAAAGTAACCCTAGTCGGGTTCGGCTCGTTTGAATCACGGGAGCGTAAAGCACGAGAAGGCCGTAATCCTAAAACAGGGGACAAAATGGAGATCCCTGCAACCAAAGTGCCTGCTTTCAGTGCAGGTAAGCTCTTCAAAGAGAAGGTGGCTCCAGCAGAAGAGGAGAAGCCTGCTCCTGTCTCGGGTAAGAAAAAATAA